TCGGCACTCGACCCTCAAAACTGTTGAAGGAGAGATTCAAGTTTCGTAGATCTGGGAGCTCATCAAGAAATGCGGGTATTTGGCCCGAGTAGAAGTTTTTTGAGAGATCAAGCTCCTTAAGCCCTCTTAAATTGCTAATGGAGGAAGGAATGGACCCTCGAAATAAGTTATTCTCTAAATGAAGAATTTCCAAGATGGTGCATTTGCCGATGGCATTTGGAATCTCACCAGAGAGCCTATTATTTGAGAGATCAAGCTCCCTGACATTTATCAAGTTGCCCACTTCTGAAGGTAATGAATCGTTCAGTAAATTATACGACAAGTCGAGGAAGTTTGCGAGCGATGAAATGCTCAAAACTTCTTTTGGAATGCTTCCACTTAGCCTATTATTCGATAGATTTAACAACTCCAGCATTAACATGCTGCTTAATGTCGGCGGAATGGCTCCTTCAAATTCATTGCTGCTGAGAAACAGCTTGTCCATTCGTATTAGGTTGCCCAAAGTGAGAGGAATTTCACCTGAGAGCATGTTGTTCGACAGATCCAAGTACTGTAATTGCCAAAGATGACTGATTTCTATGGGAATGGTGCCTTGAAAATCGTTAATGCTCATATCAAGATGAGTTAGATTGATGAGCTTCTCAATCTCAGCAGGTAAAATTCCTGATATTTGGTTGTTATTGAGTGCCAAATAATTAAGACTAGTGGAAAGATTGCCTATTGATTTGGGGATCGTGCCTTGAAGTAGATTGTCTCCTAGATCCAACCCTTGGAGACTGGTGCAGTTGGTCAGTGCTGTAATGAAGCTCCAATCACTAGGCTTTCTGGCTTTGAGTCGATTGCCAGGCAGTTCAAGCCACAAAAGACTCTGCAAGGCTCCAAGGCTCGGCGGTATCGTGCCGTGGAATGCATTTATCCCTAGCTCAAGGTCGTTGAGCTCAGAAGCATTGGACAAGGATGCCGGAATTTGCCCCCTGAGCTGATTATAATTCATAAGAAAGACTTGAAGGTTCGGAAGAACATTTCCGATATCGGAGGGTAGAGTTCCCTCGAGTTCATTATAAGAGAGTTCTATGTCCTTCAGGGATGATAGATTGTAAAGGGATGATGGTATCTCTCCTGTTAAGTAGTTCCCATTGAGAAAGAGATATTCGAGAGATGAAAGTCGTCCAAACGAGATTGGGATCGACCCGGCGAGATAATTAAGAGAGCAGTCCAGATAAGAGACGAACGGAAGTTCTGCAAAGTGAGGAATTTCACCATGTAGGTTGTTTCCTTGTAGTAAAAGCTGGCTCAAAAAGGAGAGGTTCGTAAGAGTTGACGGAATGGTTCCTGTGAGACTAGTGAATTGGATTTCAAGTATGTTCAAGGAGAGAAGGCTACCTAAGGATGGAGGCATGGCTCCTGACAAGTTATTGTTATCTAAAGCAAGAACTAGTAGGGAGGAGAGGTTGCCGAGTGAATCTGGGATGGACCCAGTAAAGCTATTGAATTTTAGATCAAGGTATTGAAGCTGAGCAAGATTGCCCAAAGTAGCAGGGATGGCTCCTGTAAGATTATTGTAGCCTAGAGTTAACCATGTTAACTTTTGGAGATAGCCAAGCTCTGGTGGAATTCCCTCTATGAGAAAGTTACTCCTCAGATCGAAAACCTGAAGCTCTTTACACTGAgttagattggaagggattGTTCCTTGTAACATGTTCCACCTCAGGAAAAGCTTTCTAAGACTGGAAAGATGCGATAGAGTTCGCGGGATCTCACCGTTGAGCTTATTATGTCTCAAGTTGAGCAGTTGAAGATTAGAGCAATTGCCGAGCGAAGACGGGATCGTTCCGCGAAGAGAATTCACACTCAGATTGAGATATCGCAGCCTGCGTAGGCTTCCTAACTCCTCGGGGATGCTCCCCTCTAGTTTGTTGTCAGACAGGTCGATCCTCTGGAGGAATGTGAGGTTGGCTATGGAGGGCGTTATGAAACCGGCCAGGCCGAGAGACATGAGGTTGAGGGCCGTCACCCGGTCGGGATGGCGGCGGCCGCAAGAGACACCGCGCCACCTGCAGTGGTGGAGAGAGCCGTTGTTCCACGAGGAGAGTGCTCCAAACGGATCGTCGTCGACGAGGGACTTGAAGGAGAGGAGGGCGGCGCGGTCGGATGCGGCTTGTTTGATCCCGGCGGCAGCGGCGCACCAGGCGTTGGAGGTCACATACAGCAGAATgatgagaaaaaatagtgcacgGAAGCTTTCCATTCTATGAACTAAGACAAGAGAATGCTAAACCTATAGCAATCCTGCAGTTGCTCTTCGTTGGTATTTATTAATCTTGGTAACTGGATACAAAACAAACTAACGACCAAGCTTAGTCAAAAAGCCTATAGTTGCCGTAAGGTAGTAATACAATGGCGTGTGGATACTTTTGTACTAGTGCTTTAATACTTCCGCAAAATGTCACTAAGagtgcgtttggttcaggttatcctgacaggattacaAGCAATTCTGTCAGGATtgttatatttagtttatcGGATATGTACTCTGTTCGGTATTGTAGCATTAcaaaaaatgtataatatattacaccaaaaatattacCGAAGGGGTGTGTATTTTGGATTACTGAAGGCGGCTAATATttttgccgccgccgccgtccgctcCCACAgcatgaagaggaagaggaagatgaagagggCAAGGGCAAAATAGTCGTTTCACAgttctactgttaaaaaattaacagttctctaacagatccAAATTAcgtatttgaatatattatggtttttgcaggaataacttataaaaattgaaatttacagAAATATACTTGCTATTCAccatatttgtagggacctgtatgaaattaatcctaatttattgTGAAATTTGTGGAAATTGGTGTGGATTGACTTAGTAGGGGTGAGTCGGGTGACTGAAGTAAACGATAAGAGTAGTCGACGCAATAGAACAATTATTGAAGGTAATTTATTTATAGGTAAAaagtgtatggagaccccctcaactatacgtTTTTCTGAAAGAGCCctcataactttttttttaccctttttcaAAAAGGAAATTTCCTCACTTCCCTTCTAAAGGCATGTATTTACACACATGCCcttataaggaaaaaaaatatcactttttaacaaaaaaaaatcaatagtaaAGAGGTTTCTCAgtccaaataaaagaaaaatggagGGAACAAATTTCAGAATGGCCTATACGACgggatctccatacatttttacctatggAGGTATTAAACTTGGAAGGGATAAATGCATAAAAACtactaaactttaaaatattgtCAAATGACCCTCTAATTTAATTTAGCAACTAGATCttctaaaataatcaaatagttTAATTGATCAACTTTCTCAAGAAAAGCCATTTTGGTAGCACATTTTGCAGATCTAATCTTGCAAATTTtcaaaaacacacaaaaaaaactatttcttctcttttcgtgataaaattaaaatacgaaGATTGAAGAATATACAAACTAAATCCATCCTTCATTTCAATTTATTGCTTTTCCCAATTCAGCATTAGAATAAAAAAACGCAGATTTTAATACAATTTGAAGCTTCACCAGATCACATGCAAGAAATTTGTTGAAAATGGGCATTTAATTAGTAACTTTCAAATATAGGAAGGGAGTCATTGAATTATTTAATAATGTTTAAGGTGTgtaattgtcaaaattaaaaactcATGAATCTATTTGCCAAAGCTCAAAAGTTTAGAAAGTGTTTgtacttttttaaatattagaaatgAGTGCTGCTAGGTATTTTAATAaaccatataatttttaagGGCAATTgctaatataaatttgaaaagtttcaGAGTTTCTTATTTACTCCTTTAGaaggctaaaataaaaaatattcttttaatgtttcaagttttttcaaatatatctctcaaGTTAAATTCTGATAGTGAGCTGTCAGTATAActgttatttctataaaattatcattttattctttcaaatttaTCCTTGTACCATCATCAACTTTCAAGTTGCTGGGCTAGGGTCCAAAAACTTTGGCCCGGCACAGCACGGCCTGACTttggggccgggccgtgccgggcttgTCTCCGGCTGGTTTCGGCACGGGAAATGTGGGCCGtaccggcccggcacggcccacattacacccctacgtACAGGGgtgtaaacaagccgaacacgagcgagctgaggTCAGCTTGTgttcagctcatgttcggcttttttattaaacgagctgaacacgagccggctcgttAAAGTAATCTTGAGCCGAAAATTCatctcgtattcggctcgtttattaacgaggcgaacacgagctagctcacgagctggcaaacgaatataaattaaaaaaaattaaatttaaatatataaaaataaatttataaaattttatcattagactttgatctaatagttgaaactttacatataaaatgagttttttataattaagcttgcatttatatttttattttgctaaaaattaataataaaaaaatatattatatataattatttatttatatataaaaatataaattatataaatattaaatatatatattcgagctgttatcgagccgaacatgagcgagcttatctcagctcgtgttcggctcatttattaaactagctcgcgaacagcgagctagattgccacccctacctACGTATACACCCCTAAAAGGGATGCATGTTATGGGCGACACATTCTAGAGTCGGATGGTTTGTATTTATGGCATTGATGCGACAAGTAGAATACGTGTTTGTCTATCATACACTCCTAAAACCGAGTATATGTGTAGCATcacttataaattaattaacatccaATAATTCGTCCTATTTCATGGACTAGTCTCCTCCGTTACTCGGTCATCTCTACTAAGTCAATCCACTAATTTctttattacaataaattagGTGGTTGTATCCACTAATTGTCCATCAATTTTCACAAATTTCTTTATCACAATAAATTAGATTATTGTATGATGCCGTGCATGAATATGCGTTAGTAAGTGCATTTAGTTATCcactttgttcattttttataatgcATGAGCGAATGTGCGGCTGCAATTAGACGACACtgtaaaataatatgaagattatttttaaataacatttGAGTAGACGTCTCCCAACGTCCCTATAATATAGAATGTATTGACGTTTCAAAAAATGCCGTTATTATATCAAACTAATTTATTAGATGATAaactttaattattaattttaacttttttatgctttaaagcaatttgatttcaaaaaattcttaaaaattctGATACTTTAAGACGTACATAGTAATATTTTAACCAACGCTTTTAAATATCAGGCgattttaaataggatgattttatgcattgttaaatataaaaaaaattgttcttaaatattaattttcttagtGTGTGGTCTTAGttatctattttgtttattttatttttacagtgcaTGAACATACAGAGCTACAAGTAAGACTAGATGCATTTAGCTATATATTtaggtaaaatataaaataattggtTTTCGAACTTAGAAACTCGATACCAATTATTAAGGTTTTCGCCAATTGCCGTTAGTGACATTTTGGGGAAGCATTGTGGTACTAAGGTACATGAGTATTCTCACACCGTGGCATTAGTTGGCAGTAAGTTTGTTATGTATCCAGTTGCCAAGTTTAAATACCGACCAAGAGCTACTGCAGGATTGCTATAGCTTTAGCTTTCTTGTCTTAGTTCGTAGAATGGAAGGCTTTTTCcatgcactat
This DNA window, taken from Ananas comosus cultivar F153 linkage group 5, ASM154086v1, whole genome shotgun sequence, encodes the following:
- the LOC109710577 gene encoding receptor kinase-like protein Xa21 → MESFRALFFLIILLYVTSNAWCAAAAGIKQAASDRAALLSFKSLVDDDPFGALSSWNNGSLHHCRWRGVSCGRRHPDRVTALNLMSLGLAGFITPSIANLTFLQRIDLSDNKLEGSIPEELGSLRRLRYLNLSVNSLRGTIPSSLGNCSNLQLLNLRHNKLNGEIPRTLSHLSSLRKLFLRWNMLQGTIPSNLTQCKELQVFDLRSNFLIEGIPPELGYLQKLTWLTLGYNNLTGAIPATLGNLAQLQYLDLKFNSFTGSIPDSLGNLSSLLVLALDNNNLSGAMPPSLGSLLSLNILEIQFTSLTGTIPSTLTNLSFLSQLLLQGNNLHGEIPHFAELPFVSYLDCSLNYLAGSIPISFGRLSSLEYLFLNGNYLTGEIPSSLYNLSSLKDIELSYNELEGTLPSDIGNVLPNLQVFLMNYNQLRGQIPASLSNASELNDLELGINAFHGTIPPSLGALQSLLWLELPGNRLKARKPSDWSFITALTNCTSLQGLDLGDNLLQGTIPKSIGNLSTSLNYLALNNNQISGILPAEIEKLINLTHLDMSINDFQGTIPIEISHLWQLQYLDLSNNMLSGEIPLTLGNLIRMDKLFLSSNEFEGAIPPTLSSMLMLELLNLSNNRLSGSIPKEVLSISSLANFLDLSYNLLNDSLPSEVGNLINVRELDLSNNRLSGEIPNAIGKCTILEILHLENNLFRGSIPSSISNLRGLKELDLSKNFYSGQIPAFLDELPDLRNLNLSFNSFEGRVPMKGVFKNASEVSLIGNSKLCGGIPELHLPKCTSNAFAAKHHSDYKLKVILIPICGAILCLIIIMCLLGIHHLIKNSQRKPLSRFSLRNRHMKVSYDELFRATNGFSSNNLIGTGSFGSVYKAAMNYENADIVAVKVLNLQQHGAFRSFMSECEALRSIRHRNLVKILTSCSSLDHRGNDFKALVFEYMPNGSLEEWLHPNARGNRPFRSLSLIQRLNIAIDVASALEYLHHRGSVPIVHCDLKPSNVLLDNEITAHVGDFGLAKFLRQPPDESSERSSTSTVGIKGSIGYVPPEYGMGCKPSRLGDVYSYGILLLEMFTGMSPVDDKFKDGLSLRGYVRAAAGSPEHLMDIIDRNLHSADNDIAYREECVRDCIVSVFDCGLSCSNESPYERCDMTKVSKELSAARERLLS